ACACGGTGGGGAGGCCTAGAGGGTCGCCATGGGGACAATTCGCCTCCCATGGAGACCAACTCCCAGACCCCAGTCTCACCACAAAGCCCGTGGGccggcagccccagcccagttGACTCGCTGCAGCTGAAGCACTGTCTGGGCAGGTCCCCGTAGTCACAGTCACCAGGGTCAGGCCTGGAGCCACGTCACACCCTCTCCCACCCAGCCCGTGGCTATCGGGCCAGCAGGGCCTGCTGGCTcaaagctgtgggggcagggaaggacagGGGTGGGATTCAACGTCTTCCCCTGGCTTCGTGTTGCCTGGGGATCTGCGGGAGCAGGGCCGCGAGCTTTGCACTGACTGCTTGGCACCCGGCTTGCTGTCTGCACCCGGCGCTCCTGCTTTCACAGAGCCGCGAGGTGGGAACCCAGCCAGGCATCCCCGGGCATCCCTGAATGTCCCCGTGCCAAGGCATGGGGGCCCTGCCTGAATCCTGCAGGCTGAGCAAGCTGCCTCCTCCGGTCTCCCACAGGTTCACAGCAGGGAGGAATTAAGCAGGGCTGGAAACTGACAGCCCCTGGGAGCTCTCTGGAGGCAGCTGGGagggagccccgccccccccagccagtgACCAGAGGGCTGGGCTATAATCAGAGcttggctgggggggctggggggtgtctCACCTAGAGTGGGGAAGCAGACCTGCCAGCGGCACCAGCACCATCGCTAGGACAGAGCAGCACTGCCTCCAGGATAGGCAGCTCCGGGACTGGATCGGACCGGACAGGagcactggggcggggggtggattgGCTGAAGTGTCTTTTGACGCTATGAGCTACTGAAATCAGCCCGACACAGGGAGGGCCAAGCGAAGGCTGGTTTTCTGTGGCTCGCTCCCAGACAGCCACAGGTTCTACTCCCAGGGTAGCTCTGCAGGCGTTagggcaggggagggcaaactatggcccacgggattgccagccccgtggagctgcgaggctaaggcaggctccctgcctgccctggcccccgcgccgctccctgaagcggccagcaccacgtccctgtggcctctgggtggggcagagggctccatgtgctgcccttgcctgcaggcactgccccccgcagctcccattggccgggaacaggaaccacagccaatgggagctttgggggaggtacccacaggtgagggcagtgcGCGGTGTagcccactgccccaccccacctccaggagccactgccggacatgctggccacttctgggaccagcgcagggacagggcaggtagggagcctgccttggccCCGCTGCacaccactgccaccccagagctgcttgaAGTAGGTGGCAccgggccagagcccacaccccgaaaaacccctcccacccagatgtggcccttgggccaaatagtttgccgacccctgcatgAGGGGCTGGACGGAGCAGAGTTGTGGTCTGGGGGTCAGTGATCCCCTGAAAATCCATCTTTCCCCGAGCACGTGCTGGGCGAAACCTAGCTAAGAGCCCGGCAGCCCCCAGCCTGACTGCCCGGCGCAGCCAGGACCAAGCCAAATCAGCGAGAGCCGGTAGCACACGGGAGCCAATGCCAATCTCATGGCCCCTGCTTCTCACAGCCCCTTGTTTCCTCGGCTTCTCTTCTCCCCGTTGAGCGCCTGGGAAATGGAGTGTTCAGGGAGGTGAAGGGTTAATATCCAGGGCTGGTGTGTGGGCAGGATCTGGTCCAGggtccccaccctcacccccgcTTTGCCAGAATGATCCACATTCCTGAGCTGCAGCACTCTTTATTAGTCGAGTCCCCGAAACCCACCCTACCCAACATTCCCACCACCCCTAAActcctgcctgtgcccctcaatcctgccctggagccccctgctagcccagccctgggcttcccccaccaccaccacagcttTGCCAATTCTCCTCAGTCCTGATctacagcccctgctagcccagccctgggcttcccccccacagctttgccaatgcccctcagtcctgatctgcagccccctgctagcccagccctgggattcccccaccaccaccacagctttgccaatgcccctcagtcctgatctacagcccctgctagcccagccctgggctccccccccacagcTTTGCCGGTGCCcttcagtcctgccctgcagccccctgctcgcccagccctgggctcctccgtCTCTCCCACACATGCTTTTGCTAGTGCATTTGTGTCCTGATTTATAAAAATCCTCCAATCATCTGCTTCCCTAGAACAAGTCTATGAGGTGCCGGTTTATTTCAGCCCTTTTTCGCAACATCCCCCATGGCCCTAATGTTATTCATGGGCTCCAGAAAGACAATCCCATCTCGGAGAATGATTAAATCCCTGTGGCACACCGGCCTGGATTCGCTCACTATTCATTGTGTCGGGCCCGAATAATTTCCTGTCGGCCGCAGTTAGGTTATCAGAGATGCGCGTCTCCCATTAGCAGTTCTGATGGCTTATTTATACTGAGTGGCAtcacaggggagggagagagagcagagcagagcccacATGTGGGGTTCGAAACAGAACtggagaagttcatggaggatagagccatcaatggctattagccaggatgggcagggacacagCGCCATATTCTGCATCTCCCcagcctctgactgtcagaagctgggactggacgacagaggATGCATCACACGATTGttgccctgttctggtcattccctctgaagcacctggcactggccactgttggaagacaggacactgggctagatggaccattgctctgagccagtctggccattcttatgtggaACATCTGTGTCTTCTGCTGAGgtggtgacagcccctccccacagtaCGTTCTTAGTAGGAAGGACTGTTctgtattcctggctctgacgtTGTCCAGTGGCGGCCCCTAGACATAGCCACAGGGTTGGTTGGTATGTGAGAACATCTGAGGTGATTCCCCCCACCGGGCATCCTGCTATGTCAGGCCATATGCTGTGGGACCAGAGCTGGCCGGGGAAGACCACGTTGAGAACAGacccagcagggctggctttgtGTAGCCCACAGGGAAGGAGCCCTCTGGGGTCCTCCGGGGCCTTGCAAACTCCAGCGTTCCCCAGCACTTTCTGATTGTTGGTAGGTGAGGACCCGAGTCCTGATCCTGCCACCCTGAGCACCCAGGACTGCTCAGGGACTTCCAGGCAGGTTCAGGACTCTAGCACGGAATCGCCGGCTGATTTTAAAGCAGGGCTCATGATCAGACATCGGACGCAGGCGCAACCACCCAGGGCAGCTGACTCTGCTCCCCTCACCCTCTGAATCGACACCTGCCTGTGCTACTGACAAGCAGCCTTCAGTCCCAGCTGCACAGGGTGAGAGCTGGATCCCAGTGGCCCGTGTCTGGTGGGGGCCGCTCACTAGCTAGGTGGTGACTCCAGcatctctggctgggggtgaTGACGGTGAAGCAGGGTGCTCTGTCACTGGGCTGGGCTTGCAGCATTGAAAAACACCCACTCCTTTGCTTTGTCACCTGCGTTCGACCGATCTGGTCATCGCTGTGGACGAAGAACTGTCGAGGTTCAGCCCGTCATTGACAGGGGCCCTTTGCGtctgtgtagcaatgcaggcAAGGACAAAAGCAGCAGGCTCAGGGCAAAACATGGGGGTTTGTCAAAGTTGCTTCTTTGCCAGAAGAAGAGTTGCTTCTAAAGCCGCTCGTGGGGCTTTCGTTCCCCCCAAGGCACCTGGGAGCCTGTAACTTGATTTTTAAGCACACTAAGTGCGTAGCTCGTGTGCATCAGATAATTGCACGTGCAAATGCTCATAGCCTCTTGTGCATGGAGTCACTGGATCTGTCTGTGCAATTGTGTCAGCAAAGCAGCATGCAAATGTGCAACTCACTTTCTTGGGCAATTGCACGTTTAAAAATCAACCCCTGAATATGCAGCTCCGGGCACTGGAAAATGGGCCCTAGCAGGGATGGAAAATCCATTAACTGCCTCCTGGAGGTGGGGAAGGCAAAAGCCATGGAGGCGTCTCTGAAGGGTGCTAGCACCCAGGAGGGAGAACCAattagggcaggggttggcaacctttcagaaatggtttgccaagtcttcatttattcattctaatttaaggtttcgcgtgccagtgatacatcttaatgtttttagaaggtctctttctgtaagtctataatataactaaactattgttgtatgtaaagtaaataaagattttacaatgtttaagaagcttcacccTGTCAAGCTTCGGCctgtcagacacacacacacacacacacacacacacacacacacacacacacacacacacacacacacacacacacacacacacaccccggcctgtcagacacacacacactcacctccctCCTAAGTTTAAATGCAGAAGAGAAGCATTTGTTCAGTTGGGCCCTTTGGCTGGGCTGCACTGGGCCGTCCGGGAACTGGCCAGGCTGTCCCTGGAGGCGGTGGTATTTGACCCAGGATTTACTGGGAAGCTGTCCCAAGTCAGATTTACAGCCCCCTCCATgccacagcagcagcaccaggcccAGAGGTAAGTTTCTGGCCAGTCTGCTGGCTCTGAGCAGAGTGCAGTTCAGTGGGTGGTGGCCAGAGGGGGTGGAGTGTggatgtgggtgtgggtgtgtgtcagggcaccagtgtaaatcaagtCATGTCATTAACTTCACCAAGGGCTTGACCCTGCGTGCCTATGCCAAGGGAGGCTGGGGTGATGGGCAGAGTCTAAACCAAGGGTCCTGTGGTCACTAAACCATGGTCCTGTGTCCTGTGGTCACTAGGGCAGAGGTCCACAAAACTGTGGGGCGAGCCCCCCAGGGGGCacggaggggcccaggccagtcCCCATGGGTGAGGAGGGAGGGaatgccacccagctctgctcctggccccagccccagctgctggtcCGGCTGCCAGGCCATGTCGCTCCCGGCCTtacccccagctctggccccagtcTCGACCTCCTTACCTCTGTCTGCATCTCTCCTCCCCGGCCCAGTTCTGGGGGCCATGAGGTAAAGGGGGAgcatgaggtaaaaagtttgagGGCTACTGCACTAGGACCCAGCTGTTCCCCAGAGCAGGGGATGCCACGTTTCCACTCCTGCCTCCTTTATCCCAGCACTTGCCATCTTCCCCTTTGGTCCCCCGACAGTCTGACACTCGGCCACCTGCCTGTAATGTCCCCCTGGCTTAATACCCACACCTGTCTGCCTCCAGGTCCCTggacatgggggtggggaaggctgaGCCGTGGTGGCATTAGGAGGATGCTGTCAGACACAGGACAGTTGCTGGGAGTTTGCCCCAttacctgcccccaccccatgtccagCCCCTCAGAGCCCATCACTGTCACCAATGTAAAGCGAGATGTGCCCCCTCCTTCATCCCCAGGGCTCAGCATGCGGTGTGGGGCATGCACTTTGCCTGGGGAGTTGGAAATTCCCCCCGTGCAGGGCCCAGCATAAGGCCAATGCCTGTCGCTTAAGGAGAGCAGAGTCCGGCACCAGACTGGGAGGCCTTGTGCTGGGCTCCTCCAGAGGGCTGCTCTTCCCCCTGAGAGTCCGGTTCCCCTCCTGTGGCTGCTGTGCTCAACTAGACGCTCCGGGGTGGCTGGGCATGTCCGTCAGCATGGAGGgcgcctcccagccatctcagcCTGGCAGTACTGAGCAGTGTTTTCCTTCTTTAAATAAAGATGCTCAGGTCACCTTTCCAGGGGGCCACCACCCCACAGTTTGCTAGAGCATCCATTTTGCATGCACACCGTGTGGTTTTCCCCAGGCAGCATTTACCAGGCGTGGGTCAGGAGGCCCTGCTGTGAACCTGGCTACGCTCGCTGGGCACAGAGCCACTGGGGAGATCTCCATACCTGCTTCcgggaggacagagcccctctgGTCCTGGAGCGGCTGCTGGGCTTGCTCTCCCGTGTGTCCACTCCGTTCTTCTCCTTCCCGCTCCTCTCTCTCCAGGGCTCAGCGGTGGCCTCAGCTTGGTCGGGGATGGGGCTGGCGAAGAGGATTCTCCCGATCAGCCCGTACAGCATGGTGGCCACAAACAAGGGGGTGACAAAGAAGAGGGCAAAGTCGAGCAGGTAGATGGGCAGGTAGAGGTTGCGGGAGACTTTGTAGCCACACTCCAGGTGCTGGCTCTTGTTGACATTGATGTCCACCAGGAAGAACCAGAGCATGCAGTAGATGGAGGTGCAGATCCAAACGAAGGCAATGATGCGCTTGGCCCGGGATACCGTGCACATGGTGTGGGCGCGCATTGGGTGGCAAATGGCGATGTACCTGGGGACAGGAAGGATAGAGCCATGACACTGGCCAGGAGAAAAGGGCTAGGCAGGCAAGGTGGGACAGAGACGACTCGTGGCAGGCAGGAAGGGGACACAGAGGCCTTCTACAGCAGACTCAGCTGGTGCCATCTGCATGTTCACACTGGTCCTCAGAGACTTGAACACTACAAGCTAGagcggcagcatgggctagcagacagggcactggactgggagtcaggagattcctggctctgccggcggacctcaggcaagtcatttaCTTGGAGGGCTCCTTTGCCTGTCTTGTTTATTTTGCATCACCGGTGCTGGAAGTGGGGGGACCAAGGGGGCTAtgcccttcccacacacacacacacttttgacaAAAGAAACATAACTGCAGAATTCCCCCCACCAGCagaatttcccccctccctcccgaagAATGGATTCTGCCTGGGAGGTGCTGCAATTACACTtttcacccaccaggggctgctgtgggcaccagaagagagggcagctggcgGAGCAGACAGCCACAGAAAGGGAGGGGGCCCTTtggccttgccccccccccccttctacgATGGTTCCAGTCCCTTGTTTTgaatataagctctttgggggagggacctgtctcttactatgtactTTTCTTAGAGCACCCAGCaccatgcccccccacccccgatctaGGGCcgagcctctaggcactactgctaTACAAATACCAGAGACGTCCCTTTTAGCTGCTGGAGCCATTTAAAGGTGTGCTAAATGAagtggggggtagctcccttttatggacacccaaccagccagttagctataaagtccttCTTGGTGGCTGTTTTCTGCTtgctttaccctgtaaagggttaacaaagttccccaggtaaaggaaagggagtgagcacctgaccaaaagagccaatgggaagtctagaactttttaaaatgggggggaAAGCTGTCCCTTTGTGTGTcagttgttctctctgggctgaagagaCAGGGGCAGtaggaatgctgtgtaaagtttgaaccaggtatgaaaaattatcttccatgcctagaaggattcattgggacagggaatgtttagatagatgtgatcaggtttatttctttattttagcttgtggattcctctgtgctaaactcaggtatttttgtttttcttctgtaaCCTTAAGCTGGACCCCAAGGAGCCATTTCTGGTGTTTAACTCCTTTTCAGTTGCTTtataaaatctagcaatagcctgattttccagatgtgtttcctttctttctttttaataaaattaaccttttttaaaaaccggattggttttgtgtcttaaaaggtttgtgcatgttTTTCAATCAGCTGGTGGTAACAGCTGGGCTTCcctcttgtttgttttctttctcagcttccctgagggaggggtggaaaagccgagggggctcagggaaaacttcccaaTTGAGTTTTTCCAGGATTTGCAAGAGGCAGGTTTTTcccttgggtggtggcagcgtttaccaaatCAAAGTCAGAGAAAAGTTGttaccttgggagtttaatacaagcctggagtggccagtattaatttttagaatccttgacAAAAGGTTTACAGCTGGACTTTTCCGCCCCCCTCGGCCCATTGGAAAGAGCTCCCTGAAATGCCCCGCTGCACCATTTGAATCACGTTCAGCTACAAAATAACGAAGGCAATGGGCAGagcacagggctgctgggggaaggTTTCCTTGGCACTTATTAAAAAGCGATCTATACGCTGAACTTTCCTAACCAGGACCTGGCAGCTGTGTGAGGAGAGCAAGGCTGATTTGGAGTGGGGCTAACTCcagccccggggggggaggggtggggaggtctGGCCTTTTGTGTGCTAACTCCTGCTTGTGCATGCTCTCTCTCATGCCAGCCTGCCCGTTCTGGCACTGTGCTCCGGGCAGTCGGATTTGCGTGCACGAAACCCATGCGTCCCAATGAGCAAAGAAAGAGCCTAGCCATTGGGACGGGGGCACCGTTCAGTGTCTAGTGACTGATTCCCCTTTGACCCGGGCTGGGAATGACTAGAGTTGCTACCACTCACTCGTGGGTGAGCAGCCTTTGAGAGGCCGGGGTGAACTGGGTCTAGTTAACATTAGTGCTAACTGTCTCCCTTCCAGGGTGTCTCAccagagaggccaagaactgaataGGCACCAGAGACAGAACTACTGTCACATCCCTAGAGGGGGTCTGTCTGCATGAGGGTGGGGAGTGGCTTAGGGGAAGCTTGCCCTGCCTTGCGGGCAGAGGGCTCTGGCCCCCAGGGCTGCCAATCTAGCACCAAGAGCAAAGGGGCAGGCCGCGTCCTCTCCCACCTCTCCACGGTGAAGGCCGTGATGGAGCAGGAGGAGACGTTGATGCCCAGATACTGGAAGTAGGTTATCCCAAGGCAGCCAGCATGCCCATAGATCCACATCCCCGCCAGGCTGTCCGAGATGTTGGGCAAGCCAGCAGCCACCAGGACCATCAGATCGGCCACTGCCAGGCTAACCAGGTAGCAGTTGGTGGGCGTCTTCATCTCCCGGGTGGTGAGGACCACCAGCACCACCATGATGTTGCCCACAATCCCCACCCCGCAGATCACCAGCACCAGGAAGACCGAGATGGCTTTGTATTCGATCACGTCGAAGACAGCGTCGCTGCTGGCCAGGGAGATGTTTGTGGGGCTGTCGAACTTGCTGCTGTTCTCCATGGCTGCGGGCAGGTAGGAGGCCGGAGCAAGCGCCGCTGCCTTCCCAGGTGCTTCCAGATGGTGCAGCTCTATAGAGAACTGGAAGGGGCAGGTCGGTGTCCCCAGACACCAAGACACGATCTTTGGCCTTCGGCCCCAGCCGGATGCTTGGAGGCTTCGTCAGACCAAACCGGCTCAGCTTCGTTTGCTGCAGGAAAAGCACAGAGGAGAGAAGTGAAGGATTATGCGCCTCATCCCCTGCAAACCACTTCTCCAATTCCCCCACTCCTCCAAGGGCTTAGCCCGGCAAACCTCAAAGGGCGATTGATTTCTCATTAGCTCTGCAGGCATTGACCCAGCCCCTGAGGAGGGCAACACACTGTCTGTTGCCTGTCGTTCTTTATCCAGCATAACCCTGTCCCATGAAGCATGATGAGATCTGAAGCAGCGGGACTGGAAGGCTGTGGGCAACCCAGCGAAAActggggggggatgagggctctagaTCTGTATCCGGTGTTTGTGTCATAGTAGGAAGGGGGCtgaaggggcgggggagaggagggcggAGACATTTGCACATTTAGTTTGGTATGATTTTTATATCCAATGCTTGTTGGAGGGTTACCCTGTTCCTTGGGGCTTGTGGGTAGGTGGTAGGAACATGGGTGGTAAGGCATCTGGTCCATTGCAAAGTACTCCTGAACGgctctgtcacggagtccccgggcgatgctctggaactgctccccacaaagccagtcaggactttggggagcctcctctccctcggagcagaccgccttcagggcaagaagctcacacggcttcacctcctgggtctctcctgggagcattcagcatatgcccctccatgcgcttcccacagcgagtccgccccggcggggtcctggggaagccaaagggttctgcacccaaacttcgcagtcagacgtgactctcagccagccagtaaaacagaggtttattagataaCAGGAAcgtggtctaaaacagagcttgtaggtccagcgaacgggacccctctgccaggtccattctggggtccagcgaggcagacccccgtctgccctcccttccagtacccagctagctccaaactccaacccccgtccagcccctccttctctgggctttttctttttcccaggccgggaggtcacctgatccctttgtttccaacaccttcagttggcacctttgcagaggaggggcccaggccatcagttgctaggagacagagggtcgggcatttatgtaccctggccctttgctctgcagcaaccatacacccttatcccaccacctagatacttaagaagtGCATAGGGGAAacaggaaaacattaagaacagtcccacttcgtcacaagctCAACTCCTGCTTTTCCTTCAAATCTCTTAAATCACACCCTTCTTCCACTTCAGCTGCGGCTTTTAATTTGATTCCATCATAGGGGGATGATAAGGCCTTTTTTATCAGTCAGACAAAATCAAGAGTTTGCTCCTTGAAGTTTTGCACCAGCGTGGCTGCAGAGTATAACCGAGAGCTTTGCTGGCCCCGTGTTGTTCCTTTTCGGTTTCATGTTTAGTCCCTGCTATTCTCGTGTGTGTCTTGGGTTATGTTGCAGTGTCTTTTCATCTCAGGGCGGCCTGGTACACTACCGGGTTAGggcgacgtaagctgccttgcgtcgaCCTACCTGCAGAAGTGTCTTCACTGAAATTGGGCTCCCGCTGCTGTACGTGCCTCTCTATGCCGATTTAGCAACCCCAGCTCCCCAAGCAGCATAGAGACATGGTCAATGTAGTTAGCTCGCcagtgtcagtgtagatgctGCATTGCTTATGTCGACTGCTACTAGCTTTCAGGCGCCTTCCCACATGGACAGTACAATGGacacaagcgctcctggtgaggacatgcaccccCAAAACAAGGAGCCACGTGCACACGCAATTTGATAATTGCGGAGGCCGTATGTAGGGTAGACGTGGCCTCAAAAATAGCCAATCTTGCAGGTTTGCCCCAGTAGCTATATTCATTCTTCCTGATGCCTTTGTCATGATTATGTGCGTACTCTTTCGGAGCCCCTCTGAAAAATGATTCGGAAATTTGGGAAGCCA
Above is a genomic segment from Chrysemys picta bellii isolate R12L10 chromosome 14, ASM1138683v2, whole genome shotgun sequence containing:
- the LOC101938107 gene encoding thyrotropin-releasing hormone receptor-like; the encoded protein is MENSSKFDSPTNISLASSDAVFDVIEYKAISVFLVLVICGVGIVGNIMVVLVVLTTREMKTPTNCYLVSLAVADLMVLVAAGLPNISDSLAGMWIYGHAGCLGITYFQYLGINVSSCSITAFTVERYIAICHPMRAHTMCTVSRAKRIIAFVWICTSIYCMLWFFLVDINVNKSQHLECGYKVSRNLYLPIYLLDFALFFVTPLFVATMLYGLIGRILFASPIPDQAEATAEPWRERSGKEKNGVDTRESKPSSRSRTRGALSSRKQVTKMLAVVVILFALLWMPYRTLVLVNSFMDNPFLNPWFVLFCRLCVYANSAINPVIYNLMSQKFRAAFKRLCKCGGEPPPRSLYMATASYSLAREPLPPTSQPLDHKEDKQPPTASNTALPKRQQPPPRSKADNGDELYFSVV